A segment of the Arachis hypogaea cultivar Tifrunner chromosome 5, arahy.Tifrunner.gnm2.J5K5, whole genome shotgun sequence genome:
CCCTCGAGGCTCCGGATGGGGGATGGCTACCGCCTGCTGCGTACCGGGCGTTCTGCATTCGACACGTTGCAGCGAATTTTGCCTTGACGTTCAAGGGAAAAGATGCCCGGAGGCTTCTTGTTAACGCCGCATATGCCAAGACCGAGGTGGAGTTCGACTACTGGTTTGACATTCTGCGCTCTGAGAATCCGGCAATGTGTGACTGGGCGAACCGAATCGAGTATTCGTTGTGGACACAGCACTGTGATGAGGGTCGGAGATTCGGGCACATGACGACCAATATTTCGGAGTGTGTCAACTCAATCCTGAAGGGGGTTAGAAACCTACCTGTTTGCTCCCTGGTGAAGGCCACATACGGAAGGCTTGCTGAGCTATTTGTCCgtaaggggagggaggccgaggcTCAGATGGGTActggacaacaattcagtcaataCCTAGTAAAGTGTATCGAGGCCAACCTGAGAACAGCCAGGCATTTCACGGTGACTGTTTACGACAGGGATAACTCGGAGTACACCGTTGCTGAGACGACTCCGACAGGCTCATTCTCTCTTGGTACGTACAGGGTCTCATTAGGGTCCAAGACTTGTGATTGTGGATACTTCCAAGCACTTCATTTTCCCTGTCCGCATGCACTGGCATGCTGTGCTTATTCACGGCTTACATGGCAGCCTTACGTCCACGAGGTATATCGGCTTAGCTCCGTTTTCGGTGTCTATCAGATGGGATTTGCCCCTCCCATTccggagggtttctggccacctTATGCCGGGCCTACAGTTATACCGGATCCGAGTATGAGGCGTGCGAGGGAGGGTCGTCCTAGATCCACAAGAATTCGAACCAACATGGATGAAGCAGATCCGAACCGGCCAAAGAGATGTGGCCTCTGCAGGCAGCCAGGTCACACCAGGCGTAGTTGTCCACAAGCCGCAGGCCCAAGCGGGACTGCTAGAAATCAGTAGGCGATTTGCTATGTATGTGTTTCTTTCTTATTGTAGTAGCACTTGTCCTGTATTTGTTTATAACTTTTAATGTATTACAACTTGTATGGAACAACTTTGTTTCGTTTGTGTAATGAAACTTGTTAATTGTACCAAATATTTGTGTTTAAAGCTTTTTACATCATTGAAATTTATAACTAGAACAAACAACATTATAAAGCGGTAAAAGGATAACGAATAACATAACATGAAACTATAAATCGTAACAGAAAAGTAGAATACATCGACGTAAATGAGACTACATAACATA
Coding sequences within it:
- the LOC112803671 gene encoding uncharacterized protein: MAKQKAVAVIYGDWDESYNELPRWVLGVQLTMPGTVAVLRTCPVRVGGQVDDSQVYFHRLFWTFPPCIQAFRHCKPLVSIDGTHLYGKYGGTLLVAIAQDGNANILPVAFALVEGENAESWSFFLSHLREHVTPQPGLLVISDRHNGIKAALEAPDGGWLPPAAYRAFCIRHVAANFALTFKGKDARRLLVNAAYAKTEVEFDYWFDILRSENPAMCDWANRIEYSLWTQHCDEGRRFGHMTTNISECVNSILKGVRNLPVCSLVKATYGRLAELFVRKGREAEAQMGTGQQFSQYLVKCIEANLRTARHFTVTVYDRDNSEYTVAETTPTGSFSLGTYRVSLGSKTCDCGYFQALHFPCPHALACCAYSRLTWQPYVHEVYRLSSVFGVYQMGFAPPIPEGFWPPYAGPTVIPDPSMRRAREGRPRSTRIRTNMDEADPNRPKRCGLCRQPGHTRRSCPQAAGPSGTARNQ